Sequence from the Paramisgurnus dabryanus chromosome 3, PD_genome_1.1, whole genome shotgun sequence genome:
AATCAATTAGCATAATGACTTCATGAACCTGACactaaaatgcataaaaaattcTTACTCTTGCATAACTTTTGGACCAGAGAATTGGTCCGAAAAATGGATGGACTCGATCTTGTCAGCGTGATTAGTGAGGTAATGCACCATCTgaaaaaaacaaagcaaaatgaaATCACTGAACCATGCCACTGAAATGGaggaaaaatatacaaaatataaataatgtaGAGCAAATTCGTTTGGCAGTAAAATCACAGCTAGTTAAAACTAAAGCAATTCAGCTCTCACCTTGCTGTCCATCACTCCATCCGTGACCTCTCCCATCTCTGCTAAGATGGACAGAGAGTCAGGGATGCCATATTTTGCCCCCGACTTGGGCTTATCCCCACAGAACTCACTCTgtgaaaagaaagagaaagtttagtacacatacacacccatAAACACATATACAGCTACATAAGAAGAGAAACTAATGACTCACAAGGTCCTGCATCTCTTTCTGCATCCGTGCCATGGCCTTCCGACTCCCAACCGCAAAAACAAAAGTATCCATGTCGTCATCATTTAGAGTCACTTTAATTTGCTGTGGAGAATGAGGTGAAGAGAATGAAATGCACAAAGCGGTATTTAATTCAAAGAAACAATATCTACTATTTAGATTGAATTATGTAAAATTATGTTTAAACAGTGTATGCAAATTCTCAGGGGGCTGAACCCGTGCCTCTGGTGTTACAGTAACACTGACccccggtttcacagacaaggctttaagggcgatttatagtcgtgcgtaggtcctacggcgtagcagctacggcgtaggttccgcgtaggttttcatttatacttgtgcgtcgccgtccgcgtcgacgtgcaaacacacgcgaaaccgctggttggcagtaatcacgcgtgtaaccacagtagcagcagaagtcgtcagagaagaagaagctaagcaagttaacccacaaacgaagaagaaatagcaacttgttgtgtataatttgagaagaccagcaatgatggaagtaaataaacagcgacttatgttgcagtttgagttaaatcactcctcaacttggctcatctttgttttcaccgtctcaaccggaaatacctatgacgcagtttttttacctgacgggaggggttctggtggaccaatcacagagcttgcggtccgcgtagagccgacgcgctgttaggaattttgtgaggtgcacgtcaggctacgcagagctacgcacaggctacggatagccgtagctacggcgtagcacctacgcacgactataaatcgcccttaaggctagtcctagactaaaatgtgtTGGAGCCGTCTCaactaaaaataacttttacTGACAGAACTGAAAATAAGCCAGTGCAATTGATTTGTGTCAAGACACACACCAGTAATgtctttttctaaggcatgtttaaATCTTCATTTAACCAAGGCCTAGTCTTGGCTTTAGCGAagtcttgtctgtgaaaccaggcctgaGTGTATGTGAGGGCTCATGTATACTTACCACTTGATCACAGACAGGTCTCATCATTCTTGCCAGCACATTCAGCAGGTCCTGTCTTTTCAGAAACTgcagaacaaaaaaaacatggtggTGAATACACAAATATTTACCAAACATTTTCTCTCTAACATTCGCACACGCACATTACCTTAAGCTGGATCAGCATCCCTTCACAGCAGACACGTCCTGAGCACCACAAGTTATAGATGTGCTCGTTCTCCTGATTCAACTTCCCTGTACTGGTGGCCTCCTTACTGGTGCCATCATCCCCTGAAAATACAGACATTAATGGACacagaataaaattaaaaaggATACAAACTAGATCACATGAGGAGGTCTACTTACCCACAAGGGCAAAGTTGCTCTCTAGAAGTTCTCTGTGGGAATTAAACCAAGCCTGGGCGAGTCTGCTGTTCTTGTTTTTTCCAATTATGTAGTTCATAATGTAGGCAAGGAGACCCGTGACCATCAAGATCTCCATGTAGTAACTCTCCCAGCTATTTTGAAGGTGTGCTGGGACCTGTAGCAGACACAAAGTCAGTTCAGTATCAGGAATCACGTCCCaaacacattatacacacaTATGATTGCAAATTGGTTTTCACCTCTCTGTATATTAGTGTGTCTTTAAAAGATGGGTTGGTCTTTTCGTAGCCCTCAAACTCCTCGTTGTCATACTTGCTGTACATGTCTTGATCCTGTAAAAAATAACCAGGGTAGATAagaataaaacacaaaaaagccCTTTGTAATTAAAATGAAACTATCATCACTATAGCTATTAaagttaaaactttttttattaacaatGGCATGCACAATATCTCCAAGCTGTAACATGTAATCCCAGCATGATCCAAAATAATATCATGCATGCTTCATTGCACAATCTTCAATGTTTTTTCCAAGTACGGTGATATGAAGCTAACATTATACCTGCCCATCAGCATCCTCAAACTCGTCCTGTCCGTCCTCATTCTCCACTGTAGCTTCATCTTCATCATCCTCCACAGGTGTGGATGAAGGGACCACTCGCTGAGGCGGTTCTTTCTCCGTATCAACTCCCGGGTCCTCGTTGACATCCTCAAACTCGGCAAAGTCGTTGTCATCAAACTCTGCGATGTCCTCGCCGTCATCAAAGTCATCGTTGTAGCGCCCCCTTGTGTCTGGCAGGGCCAGGAGCACCAGCAGGGCCGGGAGAAGGAAGAGCAGGTGCCTCATGGCTCAGCCTGAATCGAACAGAAATGACAACCAAACTGAACCCTTGtgtttaaattacataataacatTCTCAGCTTTGTTTATAGCAGTACATATTGGTAAACAAGCAAGAATGTTGGTGTAAACAAACAACTTAAATATGAGAATAGCCTGATGAATGATTAAGTGGATGATAATACAACTTAACACATTAAAGGATGAATGTACATAAACACTTCAGCCAACAAGCAGCGGTCAATGGGGCTTTCAGTATTTAATGCTTAAGGGCAGAAGtagcacatacaaacaaaacgTGGCTTTCTGGTTTCTCATTTATAACCAGTAAGAAAAGCTACTATTTATATTGCAAACTAATTAAGTCTACAAGCAAGTTTCCTTCACATATTTCTGTAATAAAACGTACTAGTCCTAGTCGcaattgtaatgcttgtgttatGACTTAAACGCAAAGTGTTCTTGTGAGacataagaaataaacaaagACTAAGAGTGTTGTGGTAGCGGGAAGACCGTCCATCTTTATATAGGCTTATAGCTAAAGCCTAAGCCTGAGATGTGGACTGAAATGAGTGCATTTAATTGGCTGAACCTTAAGTCATTATTAATCACATAACCCAGTCTGATTGGTTATACATTAAGCTGCTTTGCTCTTTTCCTATGGATGACAATAGGcattctcaaacttttttttaccaaGCATTGTCAAACAGCTGCAAGTATAAATTATATAACTTATATGCAAACAACAGGTGCCcacaaaaatagtaaacaccaAGTAGTATTTTAAAAGCAATGTCTACTTCACCAAAATAAAATCAATTCCACACAGaaacataatttatttataGAATACTTTAAACATGTAAACAATAGGATTTTAGGCATATAACAGTTTTTCTATTGAGTGTAAATGCTGACAGAACAGAATAAGTTGAGAGAGCAGATGTCTCACAGCCATTGCTTTTCCTAGACAACCAGTTTCATGCACCTTGTAATGTCAGTTAACAGTGCTATGACAGGCTGTCAAGTCATTCTCCATCTGTCACAGCCTGGTAATGGAGAGAGTTCTCGAAATAGTAAGCTGCACATTTAGAGGGGTGATGATTGCGTTTTATGAATTGTTATTAAATTTTAACCGACTTTAACCTCTAAACTTGGCAAAGGTTAGGAAATGTTTGGCAGAGCGGTTGTTACCCGTGCCAGCGCCGATCTTTCTCCAGACTGAACACTTCTTATATCATCCACCAAAAAACAACTGGTTAAAAACCAATAACTTACATATTTTTCACATGTAACATGTTAAGGAAAAACATATTCGACATTTGAAGGAAAATAAGCTATCCAGCTAACCACCCATCCCCCATATGACACATTCATGCTGATGATAGCGTATTAGCTCGTTAGCAACGGTCGCTACACAAATTACCTTAAAATTacaaacacaacttttatgcTGCACTCTGCCAGCGTTGATCGTTTCATCACACatgtttaaagcaaaaaaatcaagaaataCACATACATTAGAAACACGTACCTTTAAATATTCCAGATATTCTTCAGTGGCTAACAGTGTAACAGAAGCAGCAACAGCTCTCACGGGAGAGCCGAGGGTCATCTGATCGAGTTCTCCCACAATGCTTTGCGCAGCCTGACAGCAAGGATAAGTAAAGAACGGAGGTTTAGTGCGCTATTGATTAACTGTATAATAATAAACGCTATTAAATTTAAGTACAATTGCATTTAAGTAATATATGATAGAAATGGATTAAATCTGAACTATACAATAATCATTTAGTTAGACAATTATTGTTATTTAGTTAGCTTATCATAAATTAAAgggaaaaaattatattataatatttgtaatgtatatttaatatattaaattataaattgGTGCTTTAATggtttaaaatatgtaataaagtCTGATTTGAATTAAACACTTTACATTGCATTGATTTGAACATTTTAGTTGCATTATTTATCCATCAGAATTTTATAAATCATTCTGTATTTTAGGTATTTTGGCATTTTGATGATTGCTTTTActtctgtttttcttttgacctttaatttttttaatctttaatgtACCTTATGTGAGTTGCTATTTTTTAGGAACTGCGAAATGTTTACGAATAAATTCAATGCGATGAAAAGCTAACGAAGTTACTGTAAAATAGCTAAATTTAcgcatttaaaacatttcttagaATCTATAAATAACCCCAACAGTCCGGTCCATCCCCATTTTCTAGatcagacttttattttgaaatgcaCACATCTTCAGCACAAATGTGCAGATGAGCGGTCGGGCCTATTTGGGGCTTTCTAAAGTTAGATTTTAAACCGTCGAGAGAAAGCAAATCATGGGCCTTTAGTTACAAATAATATCGCATGATCAATCGTGATCGGGGGGTTTTTAGTGTTGGTTTTGTGTTGTATCAGACGGTAGCCCGTCGGATTCGCGGTTGTTGCGGAGGGAGATTGTTATGACATTCTCTTTGTCTCGCGCTGCACGAACCCAAGAGCATATCCCTTGCTGAAATATCCTCCTATCAACGACCTGTGCAAACAAAGTATTTTAACGACcaatttttcttttgtttctacCGATCTGATCAAGACACTGGAAAATGTCGTTGCACGGGAAACGAAAAGAGATCTACAAATACGAGGCGCCATGGACCGTCTATGCCATGAACTGGAGCGTCAGACCCGACAAGCGCTTTCGGCTGGCACTCGGTAGCTTCGTCGAGGAATATAACAACAAGGTAAACAATTACAAGAAGCAATCCCGGATATTCATGAATTATGCCTTTCATTTGTTCTTTAGTCCAACTGCTGCTGTTTCCTATCATAACAACAGCCCCTGCTTGACAATTTATAGTAACATGTCAGATGCATAAGGACGTGATGTAATTACAGAATGCGGCATGTGTGTTCGTTTATAATAGTAACGTTTCACTCAAAATGGCCACAAAATCCACACAATTATTATAGAGAAATAAAATACACTAttacatatatataatatacatatatttacacTATTACTCTAATATTTGACAGTCAGCAGGAATGAACCTGACATAAACGATATCTATATTGTTTCACAGCGCTAATTACTGTGACATAGTTTACAAAAATTAATCAAGGTCTACTTTGAccactttaaataaatacacattttattttaatccatAAAATGTGTCCCCCAAGACTGACAACTGTCAGAATCTGTAATGAGTTTCTCTTTGATTTCTCAAaggtttttcttttatttatatcATTAATTCTTTGTGAAATTGAAGTGGATGTGGACTACATCATGTTTGTTGTGTGATGTTCAGGTCCAGCTGGTGGGTCTTGAGGAGGAGAGCTCAGAGTTTGTATGCAGGAATACTTTTGATCACCCGTACCCCACTACCAAGATCATGTGGATTCCTGACACCAAGGGAGTTTACCCAGACCTTTTGGCCACCAGTGGAGACTACCTGCGCATATGGAGGGTACGCAGAAGACAAAACCATGCATTTACAGCTGCTGTATCACATCAGATTGTAATGCGTTAATTGGTGGGCAATTTAAAGATCTACAACTTTTAATAAGAAAATGCTCAATTAGGGGAAAATCAGGTTTGATTATATGTATGGGAAATGGGATTATGAAAAGTTGGTTTCTGTATAACAGGTGGTTGGATGTCGGCCAAAAAGCAAAGTCATTTTAAGGACAAAGcatgttattacattttaatgaagATCGTAAAGTCAAGCATTTCCTTATAATATTGCACTGCCTGGTGATTCATTAACGTTTCAAGCCAGGGTGTATTAAAAGGGCAGCAAAAATCCATTTCACATTGGCTAGCTTTAATATTATGATACAAAACTATTCAAACACACAAAAGTAAGAAAGCCCACTACACATATAGATAGATTtagtgatttttattttattttgtgatcAGGTAAATGACACAGAGACCCGACTGGAATGCCTTCTGAATAATAACAAGAATTCCGATTTCTGCGCACCTCTGACCTCTTTTGACTGGAATGAAGTGGACCCCAATCTTCTGGGTAAGAGACCGCACAGTTAACCTGTGCATATGACGACAAAAATTGTCTTTCAATGCATGCATATGTCAAACTCTATCCCTATCATTTTATGTATGTAGGCACATCCAGTATTGATACCACCTGCACAATCTGGGGTTTAGAGACAGGACAGGTGCTGGGAAGGGTCAACCTTGTTTCAGGCCATGTCAAAACGCAGCTAATCGCTCATGACAAAGAGGTGAGAAGAATTTTGTCCTAATCCCTGAGATTCACATTTAGTGATTGGTGTCCATCATCTCAGTATATGCATTTGTATCGGCTTGCAGGTGTATGACATCGCGTTCAGCCGTGCGGGTGGTGGACGGGATATGTTTGCGTCTGTGGGGGCAGATGGTTCTGTGCGCATGTTTGATCTGCGGCATCTGGAGCACAGCACCATCATCTATGAGGACCCTCAGCATCACCCGCTTCTGCGCCTCTGCTGGAACAAACAGGACCCCAACTACCTGGCCACCATGGCCATGGACGGCATGGAGGTCTCTCTTTTTAATcgcttcatatatatatatatatatatatatatatatatatatatatatatatatatatatatatatatatatatatatatatatatatatatatatatatatatatatatagcatagTGATTTTTATGATAATGCTGATTTATATTAAGTTTAATGAGAGTTTAGTCGTAACACATTTTTTGGTGTGCGCTGGTAAAGGGGTAAACAAGTCATTCTTTCTATGTCTTAATATTGATTTACTAATGTTGTTGCATCATTGTCAGGTTGTGATACTGGATGTGCGTGTGCCATGCACGCCAGTGGCTCGTCTCAATAACCACCGTGCCTGTGTAAACGGCATTGCGTGGGCTCCTCACTCCTCCTGCCACATATGTACAGCAGGTTAGAAACCAACCCAGCCACATGCACACTCACACCAGCTAATCCCAAACATATAAGTCGTCTTTACCTTGCGCTCTTTTCTTTAACTCCCACTGTAGCGGACGATCACCAGGCTCTGATCTGGGACATTCAGCAGATGCCCCGGGCTATCGAAGACCCCATCCTTGCCTACACAGCCGAGGGAGAGATCAACAACGTGCAGTGGGCCTCCACTCAGCCCGACTGGATCGCCATCTGCTACAACAACTGTCTGGAGATCCTGAGGGTATAAAGCACCCCTGTGTTTCCCGGTCGCCGAGTTCAGGCGCGAGTCTTGAGGTGAACGGAGTAAAGACTTGTTTTCTAAAGTTCCTGAGGTCCGGGGTTTCAAGCAGGAGCGGATATAAACGGGCCTGTGGGAATAACGCTCTGAGAAATGTGTGTGAATCTTTGGTGTGGACGAATGAGGCAgtgtctgtctgtatttctGCACAATATATCATATTGGTCTGTTTTCCTATTTGATGATGCCCCATATAAAGTCTTTATAATGGGACAGGTAATTCACTATTATTCTATGGCCATTTGTGTAGGTAAGATTAgttatgtttgtgtttaacCGGTATTTAAACTATCAGGATTGTGAAGATATACAGATTTGCCAATGCAGACAACCTTTATTAGGTTGTTAACATTTCAAAACGTATGGCGTAAGGGTTCTCTAAACTCCAGATCTTCTTAAAATTGACATCAGACATATTTTTCATTTGTCATTTCAAGAAGGTGCCATTTTTATATTCCTGGTTAAAAGTTTTGGGTAAAATGCGGATAAATGCAAAACCTTCATAACTGCTCCTCAATCTCTCATACTCACTAGAGTTTAGTTGTAGTGTTGGTGTCAGTGGACACTATATTTGAAGATATATATTATTGCTCACTAACAGTGAGAAGATTCTCTGAACTTTTGTCATGTTTTTCCCCAAAAAATGTCAGTTCCCTTGCAGCATGCTTGTGCTCGAAGTGAAATGTGAactatatacatatataaaatattatgtaCAAGGTAGGACGAAGGTGtcacttttttcaaaataattttccATTGCAAGTCATTTGGTCTGTCCATGAATTGTTCTGTTATACAAATACATTGTAGTAGTAATGTCGCTATTTTTGGTCACGACTGAAATCAGAAGTGAGTTCATCACACTCTTCAATAGAGTGTTTATAATGTAAGTAGTTCTGTGTGTCCTGCCATAATGCTTTTCTATTAATAATAAACTTCTGATGTTTCATAAAGCTTTCAGTGCTGTCTTTAAAGCATCATGCCTCAAACTTAAATTAAAGGAGAGAAACCATGAACAATGATATCTTGAACCCAGTACATTCAgtcataaataatatttaatctaaaaaaaactgTGCTTTTAGAAACCTTTACAGTCCAATAAAGGTTTTCAAGAACTTTACGTACATTCATCTGCTTACACTGCAGAGGTAAAAGAAACTTTACACTTTAGATTTACAAAAACAGTCTTTGAGAGTCTGAGCGTCTTGACTgtcctttaaataaaatgatcgCTTTTTTTAGAAGAGCACGCATCCATTGATGCATCTGTAACagatctacacacacacacacacagtcttaAAAAGTCCAGCTGATCCAATGACCACTTTAGTGTGAAATGCAACTTCATTACCCTGCTTCACTCCCATTTGGTTACTATAGTTTTTTGGTTTCAGTCGTACAGTCATTTGATGTAGCAATACATTAGATTTGGGTCAAATACCTAATGTGACACAAAAgtgtataatttaaaaaatatatacattgagAAATTTCCTGCACTTCTGTTATATCAGTACAAACAAGTGTTGAAAAAAGCCCAGACATGTTTCATTTAAATGTGTCATTGAAATGTCTCAGCCTCAGAATTTACTATCTACAAATAAAGAATGCTAAAAAAcctttacatttacaattataATGATGGTCGATCATAATGCAGTAATCTTGTCTTTACTGCGCATTGTGCTTCTTTTCATATTCGATAACAAATACTGAGATTTGTTACCAAATTCTTACTGCATCCGAGGAAAACTGCTTCTAAAGAGAAGGGATATGAAACAAAATATCTCAGAAACTGAGAGAAATGCACCATTTGGATCCATTTTCTCTATTGTCTTTAGACCTAATGTTGCTAAGACAAGTAACATGACAAGCACAGATGTATTGCAAATAGTGCAATGTTAAGCTGAAAACCATAAAAATGTGGTAAATATATATGCATTGTAGGAAGGCTGTGCTCAGGGCACAAACCAAACACAGCAGAACAAACAGAAGTCTGGTTTTGGCGTCTAGCTGCCAGGTAAGCCTGGATCAGACAAGTGCCTAAGGATTTCTGCCGAGCCCTCCTGCGTATTTGGACTCTCCAGGTTTTCGGGGAGCGAGGGGAAGTGCAGGCTTCTATACAGCAGTCTGGTGGGCTCAAGATGAGGCTCAGAGGGAGGACTCGCTCCTGTGGGCACAGTCAGATCTGTCTCAGTTTCTGGGGACAAGGTGTCGTTTGAGGCTATTGTCAGGTGGATCCCACTGGACAAAGAGTCTGGAGACTTGTTTTTGGA
This genomic interval carries:
- the dcaf7 gene encoding DDB1- and CUL4-associated factor 7 isoform X2; this encodes MSLHGKRKEIYKYEAPWTVYAMNWSVRPDKRFRLALGSFVEEYNNKVQLVGLEEESSEFVCRNTFDHPYPTTKIMWIPDTKGVYPDLLATSGDYLRIWRVNDTETRLECLLNNNKNSDFCAPLTSFDWNEVDPNLLGTSSIDTTCTIWGLETGQVLGRVNLVSGHVKTQLIAHDKEVYDIAFSRAGGGRDMFASVGADGSVRMFDLRHLEHSTIIYEDPQHHPLLRLCWNKQDPNYLATMAMDGMEVVILDVRVPCTPVARLNNHRACVNGIAWAPHSSCHICTAADDHQALIWDIQQMPRAIEDPILAYTAEGEINNVQWASTQPDWIAICYNNCLEILRV
- the dcaf7 gene encoding DDB1- and CUL4-associated factor 7 isoform X1, with the translated sequence MSLHGKRKEIYKYEAPWTVYAMNWSVRPDKRFRLALGSFVEEYNNKVQLVGLEEESSEFVCRNTFDHPYPTTKIMWIPDTKGVYPDLLATSGDYLRIWRVNDTETRLECLLNNNKNSDFCAPLTSFDWNEVDPNLLGTSSIDTTCTIWGLETGQVLGRVNLVSGHVKTQLIAHDKEVYDIAFSRAGGGRDMFASVGADGSVRMFDLRHLEHSTIIYEDPQHHPLLRLCWNKQDPNYLATMAMDGMEVVILDVRVPCTPVARLNNHRACVNGIAWAPHSSCHICTAVADDHQALIWDIQQMPRAIEDPILAYTAEGEINNVQWASTQPDWIAICYNNCLEILRV
- the ccdc47 gene encoding PAT complex subunit CCDC47, producing the protein MRHLLFLLPALLVLLALPDTRGRYNDDFDDGEDIAEFDDNDFAEFEDVNEDPGVDTEKEPPQRVVPSSTPVEDDEDEATVENEDGQDEFEDADGQDQDMYSKYDNEEFEGYEKTNPSFKDTLIYREVPAHLQNSWESYYMEILMVTGLLAYIMNYIIGKNKNSRLAQAWFNSHRELLESNFALVGDDGTSKEATSTGKLNQENEHIYNLWCSGRVCCEGMLIQLKFLKRQDLLNVLARMMRPVCDQVQIKVTLNDDDMDTFVFAVGSRKAMARMQKEMQDLSEFCGDKPKSGAKYGIPDSLSILAEMGEVTDGVMDSKMVHYLTNHADKIESIHFSDQFSGPKVMQEEGQPLKLPETKKTLLFTFNVPGMGNTSPKDMDGLLPLMNMVIYSIDKVKKLRLNREGKQKADRNRARVEENFLKQTHAQRQEAAQTRREEKKRAEKERIMNEEDPERQRRLEEAAQRREQKKLEKKQMKMKQIKVKAM